The Pseudodesulfovibrio sp. zrk46 genome contains a region encoding:
- a CDS encoding transporter substrate-binding domain-containing protein translates to MKRIITILAMLSLLLCAAVSANAADIELAKKSTLEQIIKTGKLRVGLEAGYMPFEMTDKKGNVVGFDVDMVKEMAKAMGVKLELVNTAWDGIIPGLMAGKYDLIASGMTINQSRNLKVNFADPYIVVGQTALISKKYADEITSWKDLNNPKYTITSKLGTTGEQAAKRLFPKATYKSFEMEDQAMLECMNGKAAATVYDLPMTSIFFAQHGKKAGMKFLNKPFTYEPLGWAINKGDPDFLNWLNNFLRQMKNDGRYDRIYNKWFGSDKWYQDIQ, encoded by the coding sequence ATGAAACGAATTATTACCATTTTGGCCATGCTGTCTCTGCTTCTGTGCGCCGCTGTGTCTGCCAATGCTGCAGACATCGAACTCGCCAAGAAGTCCACCCTTGAACAGATCATCAAAACTGGCAAACTGCGCGTCGGCCTGGAAGCTGGCTACATGCCGTTTGAAATGACCGACAAGAAAGGTAACGTTGTCGGCTTTGATGTAGACATGGTCAAAGAAATGGCCAAAGCCATGGGCGTGAAGCTCGAACTCGTCAATACCGCTTGGGATGGCATCATCCCCGGACTGATGGCAGGCAAGTATGACCTGATCGCCTCCGGCATGACCATCAACCAGTCTCGCAACCTTAAGGTCAACTTCGCCGATCCTTACATCGTAGTCGGCCAGACCGCTCTGATCTCCAAGAAATATGCTGACGAAATCACCTCCTGGAAAGATCTGAACAACCCCAAGTACACCATCACCTCCAAGCTCGGCACCACTGGTGAACAGGCCGCCAAACGTCTCTTCCCCAAAGCCACCTACAAGTCCTTCGAAATGGAAGACCAGGCAATGCTGGAATGCATGAACGGCAAAGCTGCCGCCACCGTGTACGACCTGCCCATGACCTCTATCTTCTTCGCTCAGCACGGCAAGAAAGCCGGCATGAAGTTCCTCAACAAGCCTTTCACCTACGAGCCCCTGGGGTGGGCTATCAACAAAGGTGATCCGGACTTCCTGAACTGGCTGAACAACTTCCTGCGCCAGATGAAGAACGATGGCCGTTACGACCGCATCTACAATAAGTGGTTCGGTTCGGACAAGTGGTACCAGGACATCCAGTAA
- a CDS encoding amino acid ABC transporter permease (The N-terminal region of this protein, as described by TIGR01726, is a three transmembrane segment that identifies a subfamily of ABC transporter permease subunits, which specificities that include histidine, arginine, glutamine, glutamate, L-cystine (sic), the opines (in Agrobacterium) octopine and nopaline, etc.): MSDTEKVASPQGYDKNKFWMGVYIALMIFMCVGFYWATTQTEYIWHWNRIPDYFYYTDNIEVKAEIEGEVSSITQKGKDSVVIIEGPDGSEYYNIPGSDLMVGEGDVIYMGDTLGVYQEGQIGLLVKGLLITIEISMIAIVFGIILGLLTGLARISTNPCLKWSAITYIEIIRGTPLLVQIIVAYFVFATIINDLLAKGDLPQIPSMWVGVASLAVFAGAYVAEIVRAGIQSIHKGQMEAARSLGMTKSTAMIKIILPQAFKRILPPLAGQFISLIKDSSLLGVIAITELTKATREAVTTSLMPYELWFVCALMYLVITFTLSMFVQYLEKRTAEA; encoded by the coding sequence ATGAGCGATACTGAAAAAGTCGCGTCTCCACAGGGATACGACAAGAATAAATTTTGGATGGGCGTATACATCGCCCTAATGATTTTCATGTGCGTAGGGTTCTATTGGGCCACAACGCAAACAGAATACATTTGGCATTGGAACCGCATCCCAGACTATTTCTACTACACCGACAATATTGAGGTAAAAGCAGAGATTGAAGGCGAAGTTTCCTCCATCACGCAGAAAGGCAAAGACTCGGTTGTAATCATTGAAGGCCCTGATGGGTCTGAGTATTACAACATTCCCGGCTCAGACCTGATGGTTGGTGAAGGAGACGTCATTTATATGGGGGACACTCTTGGTGTCTATCAGGAAGGACAGATAGGCCTGCTTGTCAAAGGCTTGCTCATCACAATTGAGATCAGCATGATTGCCATCGTATTTGGTATCATTCTCGGCCTTCTTACTGGCTTAGCACGAATATCAACGAACCCCTGCCTCAAATGGAGTGCCATCACTTACATTGAGATCATTCGCGGCACACCGCTTCTGGTCCAGATCATTGTGGCCTACTTCGTATTCGCTACCATCATCAACGACCTGCTCGCCAAGGGCGATCTTCCACAGATTCCATCCATGTGGGTTGGCGTGGCATCCTTGGCCGTTTTCGCAGGCGCCTACGTTGCAGAGATCGTTCGAGCAGGCATCCAGTCCATCCACAAAGGACAAATGGAAGCAGCACGTTCCCTTGGTATGACGAAATCCACAGCCATGATCAAAATCATTCTGCCGCAGGCCTTCAAGCGTATTCTACCGCCTTTGGCAGGACAATTCATCTCACTGATCAAAGACTCCTCCCTGCTTGGCGTAATCGCCATCACAGAACTGACCAAAGCCACTCGAGAGGCAGTAACTACCAGCCTCATGCCATACGAACTCTGGTTCGTCTGTGCTCTCATGTACTTGGTAATAACCTTTACCTTGTCCATGTTTGTCCAATACCTCGAAAAGCGGACTGCGGAGGCCTAA
- a CDS encoding amino acid ABC transporter ATP-binding protein, producing the protein MIDVQNIYKTFYVPHEVQALHDVSYHVDPGEVVVVIGPSGSGKSTFLRCLNRLEHADSGHIMIDGIDILDPKTNINEVRMEVGMVFQSFNLFPHLTVLENVTVGQTSVRKRGKKDSTEKAMTLLNKVGIHAKAKNFPGQLSGGQQQRVAIARALAMDPKVMLFDEPTSALDPEMVGEVLDVMKALAKEGMTMVVVTHEMGFAREVADQVVFMDEGKIVEVGTPEHFFTNPQHERTKLFLSQIL; encoded by the coding sequence ATGATCGACGTACAAAACATATACAAGACCTTCTACGTCCCTCATGAGGTACAGGCTTTACATGATGTGTCTTACCACGTGGACCCCGGCGAGGTGGTCGTTGTTATCGGCCCCTCCGGCTCAGGCAAGTCCACCTTTCTGAGGTGTTTGAACCGCTTGGAACATGCTGACTCCGGTCACATCATGATCGACGGCATCGACATCCTCGACCCCAAGACCAACATCAACGAAGTCCGCATGGAAGTCGGCATGGTATTCCAGTCCTTTAACCTGTTCCCTCATCTTACAGTGTTGGAAAACGTCACTGTGGGCCAGACATCGGTTCGCAAGCGTGGAAAGAAGGACTCCACCGAAAAGGCCATGACCCTGCTGAACAAAGTTGGCATCCACGCCAAAGCCAAGAACTTCCCCGGCCAGCTCTCTGGCGGCCAGCAGCAGCGCGTTGCTATCGCCCGAGCCCTTGCCATGGACCCCAAAGTCATGCTCTTCGACGAACCCACCTCCGCCCTTGACCCCGAAATGGTCGGCGAAGTTCTGGACGTCATGAAAGCCTTGGCAAAAGAAGGTATGACCATGGTCGTCGTAACCCACGAAATGGGCTTCGCCCGCGAAGTGGCAGACCAGGTCGTGTTCATGGACGAAGGCAAGATCGTTGAAGTCGGCACTCCCGAACACTTCTTTACAAACCCACAACATGAAAGGACCAAGCTGTTCCTCAGCCAGATCCTGTAA
- a CDS encoding glycosyltransferase family 2 protein — translation MQSVKISIVIPVYNSEKTIRPLVDRLVNILPAPLEIVLVNDGSKDASDEVCRKAQVAHPSVVTYVELSKNYGEHCAVMAGLNQSTGDYVVIMDDDFQNPPEEALKLVDAAQKGGHDVVYSYYNEKKHHFFRNLGSKFNGAVATLLLKKPKDLYLSSFKCINRFLVNEIIKYDGPYPYVDGLIFRITDKYGVVEVQHDARHTGESNYTLTKLVRLWMNMFFNFSLLPLRVATMLGAGLSGFALLYMVWISICKLFRPELPPGWSETVVLIALFSGAQLIMLGLLGEYVGRIFLSQNKTPQFCIRKVHKE, via the coding sequence ATGCAAAGTGTTAAAATTAGTATTGTTATTCCGGTCTACAACTCCGAAAAGACCATTAGACCGCTCGTTGATAGATTGGTTAATATTTTACCAGCGCCTCTGGAGATCGTTCTAGTTAACGACGGCAGCAAAGACGCAAGCGACGAAGTGTGCCGTAAGGCCCAAGTGGCCCACCCCTCGGTTGTTACCTACGTAGAACTATCGAAGAACTATGGTGAGCATTGCGCTGTCATGGCAGGGCTCAATCAGTCCACAGGCGATTACGTAGTCATCATGGATGACGATTTTCAGAATCCGCCTGAAGAAGCATTGAAGCTGGTGGACGCAGCCCAGAAAGGTGGCCACGATGTGGTGTACTCTTACTACAACGAAAAGAAACACCACTTCTTCAGAAATCTTGGCAGCAAATTCAACGGCGCTGTAGCCACGCTATTATTGAAGAAGCCCAAGGATCTCTATCTCTCCAGTTTCAAATGCATAAACCGTTTTCTGGTCAATGAAATCATCAAATATGACGGCCCTTACCCATATGTTGATGGTCTCATATTCAGAATCACTGACAAGTATGGCGTAGTTGAAGTTCAACATGACGCAAGGCACACAGGAGAGTCCAACTACACTCTCACGAAGCTGGTTCGCCTCTGGATGAACATGTTTTTCAACTTCTCTCTGCTCCCCCTGCGAGTCGCAACCATGCTGGGGGCCGGGCTGAGTGGTTTTGCCCTTCTCTATATGGTTTGGATCTCAATATGCAAACTGTTCCGCCCGGAACTACCACCTGGGTGGTCAGAAACCGTTGTCTTGATAGCTCTTTTCTCAGGAGCACAACTCATAATGCTAGGCCTTTTGGGTGAATACGTAGGACGTATTTTCCTAAGCCAAAACAAAACCCCGCAATTTTGCATAAGAAAAGTCCACAAAGAATGA
- a CDS encoding GtrA family protein, translating into MRFLSSGAANTIACLLLYELLLFFFSPTISYFIAWLCGVVFMCIVLPLFVYKNEKVEWKKSLYNFIYYVVYLFVSLKLILYFISLNVYEELAPFLALCITVPMSFIFTRLIYNRK; encoded by the coding sequence ATGCGATTCCTCTCCTCCGGAGCAGCGAACACCATTGCATGCCTTCTTCTTTATGAGCTCCTGCTCTTTTTCTTCTCTCCTACGATCTCGTATTTCATTGCGTGGCTGTGCGGTGTTGTCTTCATGTGCATCGTATTGCCACTGTTTGTGTACAAGAACGAAAAAGTCGAATGGAAGAAAAGTTTATACAACTTTATCTACTATGTAGTTTACCTCTTTGTTTCACTAAAACTGATACTCTATTTTATTTCCTTGAACGTATACGAAGAACTCGCGCCGTTCCTTGCGCTCTGTATCACTGTGCCCATGAGCTTCATCTTCACGAGACTGATCTACAACCGCAAGTAA
- a CDS encoding WxcM-like domain-containing protein, whose protein sequence is MEIKTIPPTFASGENLQVGKNIAYGVNISAGNNVSIGDNSSVGDNVTIGSNVTIGANVVIEAGVCICDGVVFEDGCHISAGVVFTSGDGQASDLFTVAPNAHIGANATICQVSVGRHSVVKPGTVVTRKVPSNAIVCGNPAKITGYMGADIVSQSQHSIYTKDAPYSSKTGARIYDIPRFSDMRGDLSVVEIERLLPFSVNRLFYTYNIDTELVRGEHAHIECQQFLVSVAGSVNVVCDNGKHREEFVLDNPGVGLHIPHLCWGVQYKHSKDNILLVLASHSYEAEDYIRDYDEFIKYIKSAS, encoded by the coding sequence ATGGAAATAAAGACAATTCCCCCCACTTTTGCTTCTGGAGAGAACCTTCAAGTAGGCAAAAATATTGCTTATGGTGTGAACATTTCGGCCGGTAACAACGTAAGTATCGGCGATAACAGTTCTGTAGGTGATAATGTCACTATTGGTAGCAATGTAACCATAGGCGCCAATGTCGTCATTGAGGCCGGCGTTTGCATTTGTGATGGTGTTGTATTTGAAGACGGGTGCCATATCTCTGCTGGTGTCGTGTTCACCAGTGGAGACGGACAGGCTTCTGACCTTTTTACGGTTGCTCCCAATGCTCACATCGGTGCCAATGCAACCATATGTCAAGTCTCTGTTGGCAGACACTCTGTCGTCAAACCAGGTACTGTGGTCACACGTAAGGTGCCGTCAAATGCCATTGTTTGCGGTAATCCGGCCAAAATCACGGGCTACATGGGGGCGGACATTGTTTCACAAAGTCAGCACTCCATATACACGAAAGATGCTCCATACTCCTCTAAGACAGGAGCAAGAATTTACGATATCCCCAGATTTTCCGACATGCGAGGCGATTTGAGTGTCGTCGAAATCGAGCGACTGTTGCCATTTTCCGTGAATAGACTCTTTTACACGTACAACATTGATACCGAGTTGGTGCGAGGAGAACACGCCCATATTGAATGCCAGCAATTTTTGGTCTCGGTAGCGGGTTCAGTCAATGTGGTTTGCGATAATGGAAAACATCGGGAAGAGTTTGTTCTGGATAATCCAGGAGTCGGACTGCATATCCCGCATCTTTGTTGGGGAGTGCAGTACAAACACTCTAAGGACAACATTTTGCTCGTCTTGGCTTCTCATTCATATGAGGCAGAGGATTATATCCGAGACTACGACGAGTTCATCAAATACATCAAGTCGGCTTCATAA
- a CDS encoding DegT/DnrJ/EryC1/StrS family aminotransferase translates to MAIYVWGYLKEFAEEKEEILEAVTGVLESGKLVLGPNVSAFEEEFAQYCGVSFGIGVDNGTNSITLALRALGVKPGDEVITVSNTAVPTVSAIVSAGATPVFVDIDQETYLMDVALIENAITEKTTCIVPVHLYGQCVDMGKLNDIAGKHGLKVLEDCAQAHGATQNGKVAGSMSDASSFSFYPTKILGAYGDGGMILTSSQSVQEKLKRLRFYGMESTYYAVEHGFNSRLDEMHAAILRKKLVHLDTYIQKRRDIAQMYDELLADTELILPVTADDNFHAYYLYVVRHPKRDEIMEKLKKREIFLNISYPWPIHTMTGYAHLGWEEGSLPNTEAAAKEIFSLPMFPTLEKADVEEVCVALKEIMNDL, encoded by the coding sequence ATGGCAATATATGTGTGGGGATACCTGAAAGAGTTTGCTGAAGAGAAGGAGGAAATTCTCGAAGCGGTCACAGGTGTGCTTGAATCCGGCAAGCTTGTACTAGGTCCAAATGTGTCCGCCTTTGAGGAAGAGTTTGCTCAGTACTGCGGGGTCTCATTCGGCATTGGTGTCGATAATGGTACCAACTCTATAACACTGGCTCTCAGAGCGTTGGGTGTAAAGCCTGGAGATGAGGTCATAACAGTGTCCAACACTGCTGTGCCCACCGTCTCGGCCATTGTTAGCGCAGGGGCTACTCCGGTTTTTGTGGATATTGATCAAGAGACTTATTTAATGGATGTGGCACTGATTGAAAATGCCATCACTGAAAAAACTACCTGTATTGTTCCTGTCCATTTGTATGGACAGTGTGTCGATATGGGTAAGCTTAATGATATAGCAGGGAAGCATGGTTTGAAAGTGCTCGAGGACTGTGCTCAGGCTCATGGAGCCACACAAAACGGAAAGGTTGCCGGCTCCATGTCTGATGCGTCCTCGTTTTCCTTTTATCCCACCAAGATTCTTGGAGCATACGGCGATGGAGGTATGATTCTGACTTCCAGTCAGAGCGTTCAAGAGAAACTGAAACGACTTCGCTTTTACGGAATGGAGTCGACATATTATGCTGTCGAACATGGGTTCAATTCTCGTCTCGATGAAATGCATGCCGCAATCTTACGTAAGAAACTAGTACACTTGGATACATACATTCAGAAGCGGCGGGATATTGCGCAAATGTACGACGAGTTGCTGGCTGATACGGAATTGATCCTACCTGTAACTGCTGATGATAATTTTCACGCCTACTATCTGTATGTCGTTCGTCATCCAAAGCGTGATGAAATCATGGAGAAGTTGAAGAAACGAGAAATATTCCTCAATATTAGCTACCCATGGCCGATTCATACCATGACAGGGTATGCGCATTTAGGGTGGGAAGAAGGTTCGCTGCCCAATACAGAGGCCGCAGCAAAAGAGATTTTTTCGCTTCCGATGTTTCCGACGCTTGAAAAGGCGGATGTTGAAGAGGTGTGCGTTGCTCTGAAAGAGATTATGAACGATCTCTAG